The genomic interval GTATAATCTGAAATAACTGGACCTTTCCTGGTGCCTGTAATAATGAGTTGGAACTCGTAACGTGATTTGAGCTCCCTTCAGTGATCCTTTTGGTGGTAGTTTGAGGTTTTGGTTTGTTGTGGCCCTGTTTACTACTTAATATTTGTTGGTATGGGGGATTTTAGATCTGTACTCCCTCTTTGTGAAGGAGAGCAGCATGTGATTGCTGCAACTCAGCACTTGGTCAAGGCATTAAGGGCAAGTAAAAACCTTGATGATGATCTGAGAAAAATCCTCTCACAGCTTGAGAGCCACTTGTCTGGCATGACTATACTCTCTCCTGAAAGCAGGGGTACAGGATTCAGAGAGTTTGAGCAGCAGTTCAAATGGGCTGAGGAGAAGATCAGGGGTTGGGAGTCGAATCAATCACTGATGTGGGACTCTGACCCTCTGGAAGCATCCGAATATTTGAAAGCCGTTGTTGAAATTCAGACACTGGTGGAAGGCTTACAAAGGTTGTCCATGAGTGGCAGTAGGAAGCAGAAGGAACTTCTTAACCAAGCTGACAGCATTCTGCAGACTGCAATGTCAAGGCTCGAGGAAGAGCTAGTTCACATTCTTGTTAAGCACAAGCAATACTTTGACCTTGGAAACATGTCTTTTCAATATTACGGAAAGGATGTTGTTTATGACGAATCCTTTGTTTCGGTCGAGGACATGAGAATTGAAGAAGCATCCCAGAGAAATAATAGTGGCAATGAATCTGTGGACTGTGTTCCTGATTTGGTCCATCCACAAGTAATTCCTCATCTAAAGTCAATTGCAACTGTCATGTTTGCTTCAAATTATCATCAGGAGTTCTGCCAGGCTTTCGTTAGTGTGCGCAGAGATGCATTAGAGGAGTACTTGGTCATTCTCAAAGTGGAAAAGTTTAGCATTGAGAATGTGCTAAAAATGGAGTGGGATAGCTTGAACTTTGAAATCCGAAAATGGATTCGTGCTTTGAATGTCATCATCCAGTATCTTGCAAGTGAGAAACGGCTCTGTGACCAAGTCTTTGGAGACCTGGGATTTCTTAATCCATTTTGCTTTGTGGAGATATCAAAGGTTTCATTGTTGCACCTTTTGAATTTTGGGGAGGCCATTGCTATGGGAACGCATAAACCAGAAAAGTTGTTTCGCTTGCTTGACATGTACGAGGTTGTGGCAGATAATCTTCTGTATATTGACACTTTATTCTCTGAAGAGGCTGGTACTTGTGTTAGGATCGAGTTCCACAAGCTGCTAAGGAGATTGGCTGATTCTGCAAGGGCAACACTTTTGACATTTGGAAATGCCATTGCGGCCAATGCATCAACAAGCCCTGTTCCTCGAGGCAAAATACACCCCTTAACTAGGTATGTCATGAATTACATCAAGACCCTTCCTATATACTGCAGTATCCTTAATGTGCTTCTCAAGGACCAAAATGCAGCTTCTTCTAATCCAGTTGTTGAGCTGGAGAATGAGCTGGAAGTTTCTTCTATGGCATATTGTCCAATGGC from Juglans regia cultivar Chandler chromosome 2, Walnut 2.0, whole genome shotgun sequence carries:
- the LOC108994196 gene encoding exocyst complex component EXO70E2, whose protein sequence is MGDFRSVLPLCEGEQHVIAATQHLVKALRASKNLDDDLRKILSQLESHLSGMTILSPESRGTGFREFEQQFKWAEEKIRGWESNQSLMWDSDPLEASEYLKAVVEIQTLVEGLQRLSMSGSRKQKELLNQADSILQTAMSRLEEELVHILVKHKQYFDLGNMSFQYYGKDVVYDESFVSVEDMRIEEASQRNNSGNESVDCVPDLVHPQVIPHLKSIATVMFASNYHQEFCQAFVSVRRDALEEYLVILKVEKFSIENVLKMEWDSLNFEIRKWIRALNVIIQYLASEKRLCDQVFGDLGFLNPFCFVEISKVSLLHLLNFGEAIAMGTHKPEKLFRLLDMYEVVADNLLYIDTLFSEEAGTCVRIEFHKLLRRLADSARATLLTFGNAIAANASTSPVPRGKIHPLTRYVMNYIKTLPIYCSILNVLLKDQNAASSNPVVELENELEVSSMAYCPMACHLRSITSILEPKLDSNSKLYKDCALQHIFLMNNYHYMVEKAKSSELKLFFGDEWIREHIVKFKQHATSYERATWSSALSLLGGGRAGSNSTSKTILKEKCRGFIIAFEEVYKNQTGWSIPDPRLREDLQISTSQKVVLAYSYFIGRNSADIGEKYIKYTTDDLEKYILDLFEGSPKSLQRSRSRRN